In Bombus huntii isolate Logan2020A chromosome 9, iyBomHunt1.1, whole genome shotgun sequence, a single window of DNA contains:
- the LOC126869735 gene encoding protein phosphatase 1 regulatory subunit 16A isoform X1, with translation MEHSDLVAEMVHVERLTTQERLHLARHRRLQQLKVWRQREKEWLRHQTRHTSNKRHIYFSDSVMLLEAAARNDIDEAYTLVRRLLKKGVNPDSTNEDGLTALHQCCIDDNEEMMKLLIEFGANVNAEDSEKWTPLHAAATCGHLHLVKNLIARGANLLAVNADGNMPYDICEDEKTLDCIEGEMARRGVTQELIDETRASIEVQMLRDLQNIASIGGDLEYKDHQGATPLHIAAANGYLRVVEFLLDQHVSTDVEDNDKWQPVHAAACWGHLEVLELLVQNGADLNAKNKHDETPADICEDPEIRERIVELKTEQESKRLREAQGRRVRRSQSINTRTQSVRRTSIRDKVLTTKKDAQEEARLRLQAQQTYVGGSTTNVPQSENEANVRENTSSETDSNVPPTAARKAPEGKDNESFLHEDVDKESVTGPDTPISNQQPIYASDSDTNGKINIHVSVVFVKSLSDLKKQRAQNRHISGGSIDANGNGIPGSPISNSELNTGRDFQRFTGNTSDIVGDNHSEKSCCTVM, from the exons ATGGAACATTCAGATTTAGTAGCAGAAATGGTACATGTAGAAAGGTTAACAACACAAGAGAGATTGCATTTGGCTCGTCACAGAAGACTCCAACAATTAAAAGTATGGCGTCAACGTGAAAAAGAATGGCTACGACATCAAACCAGACATACAAGTAACAAACGTCACATATATTTTAGTGACAGTGTAATGCTATTAGAAGCCGCAGCAAGAAATGACATTGATGAAG CATATACTTTAGTGAGGCGACTCTTGAAAAAAGGAGTAAATCCAGATTCAACTAATGAAGATGGACTGACAGCTTTACATCAGTGTTGTATAGATGACAATGAAGAAATGATGAAATTACTAATCGAGTTTGGAGCAAATGTTAATGCAGAAGATAGTGAAAAATGGACACCATTACATGCTGCTGCTACCTGTGGCCACTTACACTTAGTTAAAAATCTCATTGCTAGAGGTGCCAATTTATTAGCTGTGAATGCTGATGGTAATATGCCTTATGATATTTGTGAAGATGAAAAAACATTAGATTGCATTGAAG GAGAAATGGCAAGACGAGGTGTTACTCAAGAATTAATAGATGAAACTAGGGCTTCAATAGAAGTTCAAATGTTACGAGATTTACAAAATATAGCTTCTATAGGTGGTGATCTAGAATATAAAGATCATCAAGGTGCTACACCT ctTCACATTGCAGCTGCAAATGGTTATTTAAGGGTAGTTGAATTTCTTCTAGACCAACATGTTTCAACTGATGTCGAAGATAATGACAAATGGCAACCAGTTCATGCAGCTGCTTGCTGGGGCCAT TTGGAAGTTCTTGAGTTACTAGTACAAAATGGAGCTGATCTAAATGCAAAGAATAAACACGATGAAACGCCAGctg atatCTGCGAAGATCCGGAAATTAGAGAAAGGATAGTAGAACTTAAAACAGAACAAGAAAGTAAACGATTGCGAGAAGCACAGGGAAGACGGGTACGTAGATCTCAAAGTATAAATACACGTACTCAAAGCGTAAGAAGAACTTCGATAAGGGATAAAGTTTTGACTACAAAAAAAGATGCTCAAGAAGAAGCTCGTCTTAGATTACAAGCGCAACAg ACATACGTTGGCGGTTCGACTACGAATGTTCCACAATCGGAAAACGAAGCCAACGTACGAGAAAATACAAGTAGCGAAACAGATTCTAATGTACCACCAACAGCTGCACGTAAAGCTCCTGAGGGGAAGGATAATGAATCTTTCCTTCACGAGGACGTCGATAAAGAATCAG TGACAGGGCCCGACACGCCGATCAGTAATCAGCAGCCGATCTACGCGTCAGACAGCGACACCAACGGCAAGATCAACATACACGTCTCGGTAGTTTTTGTCAAATCATTATCGGATTTGAAGAAACAAAGGGCACAAAATCGGCATATATCTGGTGGATCGATAGATGCTAATGGAAATGGTATTCCCGGGTCGCCTATCTCCAATTCTGAACTCAACACTGGCAGGGATTTTCAGAGATTCACCGGAAATACGAGCGACATTGTCGGTGATAATCATTCTGAAAAAAGTTGCTGTACTGtcatgtaa
- the LOC126869735 gene encoding protein phosphatase 1 regulatory subunit 16A isoform X2 has protein sequence MEHSDLVAEMVHVERLTTQERLHLARHRRLQQLKVWRQREKEWLRHQTRHTSNKRHIYFSDSVMLLEAAARNDIDEVRRLLKKGVNPDSTNEDGLTALHQCCIDDNEEMMKLLIEFGANVNAEDSEKWTPLHAAATCGHLHLVKNLIARGANLLAVNADGNMPYDICEDEKTLDCIEGEMARRGVTQELIDETRASIEVQMLRDLQNIASIGGDLEYKDHQGATPLHIAAANGYLRVVEFLLDQHVSTDVEDNDKWQPVHAAACWGHLEVLELLVQNGADLNAKNKHDETPADICEDPEIRERIVELKTEQESKRLREAQGRRVRRSQSINTRTQSVRRTSIRDKVLTTKKDAQEEARLRLQAQQTYVGGSTTNVPQSENEANVRENTSSETDSNVPPTAARKAPEGKDNESFLHEDVDKESVTGPDTPISNQQPIYASDSDTNGKINIHVSVVFVKSLSDLKKQRAQNRHISGGSIDANGNGIPGSPISNSELNTGRDFQRFTGNTSDIVGDNHSEKSCCTVM, from the exons ATGGAACATTCAGATTTAGTAGCAGAAATGGTACATGTAGAAAGGTTAACAACACAAGAGAGATTGCATTTGGCTCGTCACAGAAGACTCCAACAATTAAAAGTATGGCGTCAACGTGAAAAAGAATGGCTACGACATCAAACCAGACATACAAGTAACAAACGTCACATATATTTTAGTGACAGTGTAATGCTATTAGAAGCCGCAGCAAGAAATGACATTGATGAAG TGAGGCGACTCTTGAAAAAAGGAGTAAATCCAGATTCAACTAATGAAGATGGACTGACAGCTTTACATCAGTGTTGTATAGATGACAATGAAGAAATGATGAAATTACTAATCGAGTTTGGAGCAAATGTTAATGCAGAAGATAGTGAAAAATGGACACCATTACATGCTGCTGCTACCTGTGGCCACTTACACTTAGTTAAAAATCTCATTGCTAGAGGTGCCAATTTATTAGCTGTGAATGCTGATGGTAATATGCCTTATGATATTTGTGAAGATGAAAAAACATTAGATTGCATTGAAG GAGAAATGGCAAGACGAGGTGTTACTCAAGAATTAATAGATGAAACTAGGGCTTCAATAGAAGTTCAAATGTTACGAGATTTACAAAATATAGCTTCTATAGGTGGTGATCTAGAATATAAAGATCATCAAGGTGCTACACCT ctTCACATTGCAGCTGCAAATGGTTATTTAAGGGTAGTTGAATTTCTTCTAGACCAACATGTTTCAACTGATGTCGAAGATAATGACAAATGGCAACCAGTTCATGCAGCTGCTTGCTGGGGCCAT TTGGAAGTTCTTGAGTTACTAGTACAAAATGGAGCTGATCTAAATGCAAAGAATAAACACGATGAAACGCCAGctg atatCTGCGAAGATCCGGAAATTAGAGAAAGGATAGTAGAACTTAAAACAGAACAAGAAAGTAAACGATTGCGAGAAGCACAGGGAAGACGGGTACGTAGATCTCAAAGTATAAATACACGTACTCAAAGCGTAAGAAGAACTTCGATAAGGGATAAAGTTTTGACTACAAAAAAAGATGCTCAAGAAGAAGCTCGTCTTAGATTACAAGCGCAACAg ACATACGTTGGCGGTTCGACTACGAATGTTCCACAATCGGAAAACGAAGCCAACGTACGAGAAAATACAAGTAGCGAAACAGATTCTAATGTACCACCAACAGCTGCACGTAAAGCTCCTGAGGGGAAGGATAATGAATCTTTCCTTCACGAGGACGTCGATAAAGAATCAG TGACAGGGCCCGACACGCCGATCAGTAATCAGCAGCCGATCTACGCGTCAGACAGCGACACCAACGGCAAGATCAACATACACGTCTCGGTAGTTTTTGTCAAATCATTATCGGATTTGAAGAAACAAAGGGCACAAAATCGGCATATATCTGGTGGATCGATAGATGCTAATGGAAATGGTATTCCCGGGTCGCCTATCTCCAATTCTGAACTCAACACTGGCAGGGATTTTCAGAGATTCACCGGAAATACGAGCGACATTGTCGGTGATAATCATTCTGAAAAAAGTTGCTGTACTGtcatgtaa
- the LOC126869735 gene encoding protein phosphatase 1 regulatory subunit 16A isoform X3: MEHSDLVAEMVHVERLTTQERLHLARHRRLQQLKVWRQREKEWLRHQTRHTSNKRHIYFSDSVMLLEAAARNDIDEAYTLVRRLLKKGVNPDSTNEDGLTALHQCCIDDNEEMMKLLIEFGANVNAEDSEKWTPLHAAATCGHLHLVKNLIARGANLLAVNADGNMPYDICEDEKTLDCIEGEMARRGVTQELIDETRASIEVQMLRDLQNIASIGGDLEYKDHQGATPLHIAAANGYLRVVEFLLDQHVSTDVEDNDKWQPVHAAACWGHLEVLELLVQNGADLNAKNKHDETPADICEDPEIRERIVELKTEQESKRLREAQGRRVRRSQSINTRTQSVRRTSIRDKVLTTKKDAQEEARLRLQAQQTYVGGSTTNVPQSENEANVRENTSSETDSNVPPTAARKAPEGKDNESFLHEDVDKESVFYITFLFL; the protein is encoded by the exons ATGGAACATTCAGATTTAGTAGCAGAAATGGTACATGTAGAAAGGTTAACAACACAAGAGAGATTGCATTTGGCTCGTCACAGAAGACTCCAACAATTAAAAGTATGGCGTCAACGTGAAAAAGAATGGCTACGACATCAAACCAGACATACAAGTAACAAACGTCACATATATTTTAGTGACAGTGTAATGCTATTAGAAGCCGCAGCAAGAAATGACATTGATGAAG CATATACTTTAGTGAGGCGACTCTTGAAAAAAGGAGTAAATCCAGATTCAACTAATGAAGATGGACTGACAGCTTTACATCAGTGTTGTATAGATGACAATGAAGAAATGATGAAATTACTAATCGAGTTTGGAGCAAATGTTAATGCAGAAGATAGTGAAAAATGGACACCATTACATGCTGCTGCTACCTGTGGCCACTTACACTTAGTTAAAAATCTCATTGCTAGAGGTGCCAATTTATTAGCTGTGAATGCTGATGGTAATATGCCTTATGATATTTGTGAAGATGAAAAAACATTAGATTGCATTGAAG GAGAAATGGCAAGACGAGGTGTTACTCAAGAATTAATAGATGAAACTAGGGCTTCAATAGAAGTTCAAATGTTACGAGATTTACAAAATATAGCTTCTATAGGTGGTGATCTAGAATATAAAGATCATCAAGGTGCTACACCT ctTCACATTGCAGCTGCAAATGGTTATTTAAGGGTAGTTGAATTTCTTCTAGACCAACATGTTTCAACTGATGTCGAAGATAATGACAAATGGCAACCAGTTCATGCAGCTGCTTGCTGGGGCCAT TTGGAAGTTCTTGAGTTACTAGTACAAAATGGAGCTGATCTAAATGCAAAGAATAAACACGATGAAACGCCAGctg atatCTGCGAAGATCCGGAAATTAGAGAAAGGATAGTAGAACTTAAAACAGAACAAGAAAGTAAACGATTGCGAGAAGCACAGGGAAGACGGGTACGTAGATCTCAAAGTATAAATACACGTACTCAAAGCGTAAGAAGAACTTCGATAAGGGATAAAGTTTTGACTACAAAAAAAGATGCTCAAGAAGAAGCTCGTCTTAGATTACAAGCGCAACAg ACATACGTTGGCGGTTCGACTACGAATGTTCCACAATCGGAAAACGAAGCCAACGTACGAGAAAATACAAGTAGCGAAACAGATTCTAATGTACCACCAACAGCTGCACGTAAAGCTCCTGAGGGGAAGGATAATGAATCTTTCCTTCACGAGGACGTCGATAAAGAATCAG TTTTCTATATCactttcttatttctttaa